TCAAATACAAGGGGGGACGAAGCTACGTTGGTTTTATCGACAAGGCCAGGCAGGCTGCCCTGAGCCGTGTTCCCAAAAGCCAGTACGAGCACTATAACACCATCTCAGGGGATTCCCTGCTGAGCGGCGGCGGATTGGAATTAGCTGAAGCATCTGCTTACAGGCCAAAAGGCCCCGGCAGAAGATGGACCGTGGAAGAGGCCCTGTCGTTCGTGGATGACAGTCTTGCGAACCGGGACCTGGAGCAGGGAAAGGCGATCTTTGCCGCCACCCTCTGCAAATCCTGCCACACCATGGGCGGCGAAGGTGGGGCCGTGGGCCCAGACCTGACGCAGCTCGGCAACCGGTTTACCCCGAAAGACATCCTGGAAGCCATCATTCACCCGGACAGCGTTATTTCTGACCAGTACGCGGCGACCATTTTTTACCTGAAGGACGGCAGCTCGGTAGTGGGGAGGCTCACCAACGAGGATGAAAGCACTTATTATGTTGCACAAAATCCGTTTGCGCCGCAGACGCTCCGGGAGCTCCCGAAGAGCAACGTGACAAGAAAGCAAACCTCCGATGTATCGCCGATGGTGCCGCACCTGATTGACCGCCTGAACCCGGAGGAGCTGAAAGACCTGATGGCTTACCTTATCTCCGGCGGCAATAAAAACCACAAAGTGTACACGGCCTCCGCCAAGGCCAGCGCTAAAACAGAATAGGTGTTATCGAAGCACAACAGATAGCATTAAGATAAACTTGTTTCATACCAGGTTGTTTGTTTAGACCTCCGGTGCGCCTGCGCCGGAGGTCTTTTTTTCAGCTCGGCAGTTTGAACAAAAGCATATATCATTATCAACTAGAAACTGCCCACAATAATATTCTATAGAACCCACCCCTTCCGCTCCAAGCAGGGAAACCTGCTGACAGGTAAAATGCAATGCGCCTACACCAACTGATAGCGGGATTATGTTCCTCGTTTTGGTGGTTTATATAGCGCACTCGCAAAAAGGATAAGGATGGGTTAGGGCAACCGCAGAAGTTGCATATAGCCATATAGCGCGAACGTCTTCGCTCATGACTTGCTATCGCGCAGCCTCTGGCTGACTTTATATAACTCAAGCTGCGATATATACAACTGATCAATTATTGATGAATGTAACTCACCCCCTGCCCCTCCTGGGCTCATCTTGTAGGGAAAATATTGAGTTCATGCCGCAGGTTTAGCGCCAGCGCAACCTGTGGTTGTCCTATATAACCACCAGTTCCGCTTCGCTAAAACTGGCAGTATATAAGCTTAAGGTATAGCCGCTGCTTCAACTTGTATGGCTGCATGTTTATCCCTATAAGTTGAGCCCAGGAGGGGCAGGGGTGGGTCAAATCTCAACAGCAAATGTAAAACGCAGCTTGGGTTATTTAATTCATCATGCCGTTCCTAAACTGCATCCGTTTTAATCCGCCATGCGGCCTGGTTGCTGCCCAAGCTATATATAAATGTGCTATCTAAACAAGGCCTATATATACAGGCCTCCTGCCTGTATATATAGGCCGCAAGCGCAGACGCTCACGCCATATAGAGCGTATCTCCGGAATGAGAAGGGCTTGATTTCACAAGGAAAACTATGAATACCGTGCTATGTCAGTGCGGCATGCGGGCTGTGGGATTAGGGGGCGCATAGCCTTGCTGACACCATCCCATCGACGCAGAACAATATATAGAGGTGCATAAAAAAGGCCACTTCGAATGAAGTGGCCTTTTTTATGCATCAATTACTTATCTTAAAATAAAGCCTTTGTCATTCAGGCTTAGCAAAGACGCCATCTATATAAAATGGCTTCTTTGCATGCCGAAGACTTTAGTGTGTGACCGGCTGCGGTATTTTCTCGGTGCTCTTGGGGTTTCGCTGCCAGAAGTACAGGATAGTGAACAGCACAATCAGGATGGCCGGGAAAGCAATCATCTTCTCCAGCGTGTCCTGTCCGGCGGCCAGTTCCAGCGCGTTTCCGGTAAGACCCTGGGCAGTGCTTTCAGCCCTGGCATCGTCAATCCAGTCCCCGATAATCGGCTGGAAAATAGAAGTGGAGAACATGCCCACCGCACCGATAATAGACATCCCAAGGGCACTGCTCAACGGAACCCGCTGCGCCACAGAACCTACCATCACAGGCCAGAAATAGGCCACGCCCAGGGCAAAAATGATGGCTGCCACGTACGCCATAGGGCCGGTAACAGTGCTAAACAAATAGATACCTATCGCTGTCAGGACTGCACCTCCGAGTAAAACACCGGTTTGGCCTAATGTGGCAACAACCGGACCTGCAAAAAAGCGGGCCACTGCCATAAGGCCGGAGGTAAGGGCGAGGATGATCATGGCGTCTGCGCCGCTGCTACCCAGGATAATGCTCACCCACTGGTTAGGACCGAATTCTGAGATAGCCGTAAGGGCCATACAAACAATCAGGAATATGTATAGCGGGCTAAACATGGCCTTCAGGTTCTGAAGAATAGAGGTAGCCCCCTCCACTTGTGGTTTCGGGAAGGTTTTTCCGAAGAACAGGAAAGCATAAATAACAGTTGGAACCATAGTAATCCACATTTGCGCTTCCCAAGGCAAGCCCAGGTCTGTCATAAACTTTGAGATGAGGGCACCGAGAAGGATACCGCCGGGAAACCACATATGGAACCTGTTCAGCATCTTGTTCATCGTTACTCCAGAATACATATCCGCAATCATAGGGTTACAGGCAGCCTCTGTACACCCGTTACCGAAACCGATAAACAGGGTGGAAATAAGCAGACTTGTATATCCTCCGGCATAAATGGTCATTATAATCCCTATTGTGTGGGCTACAAAAGCCACTAACATGATGTTTTTGGCACCAAAAGTATGATAAACCAAGCCTCCGATAACCATCGAAATGGGGAAGCCCAGGAACCACATGGCGTTGATGAATCCGAGTTGTTCGGCAGTAAGGCCAAACTCAGCCCCTAACTGCGGAAGGATACCCGCCCTGATAGAGAAAGTAAAGGCGGTGGTGATGAGGGCGAAGCAGCTCCCCAGGAACAAGGCTTTTTTGTTAAGGTTTTGGTCCATTGAATTTGTGTTTAGTTGTTTTAAATGCGGAAGTAAAAAGGTGAATCAAAGTAAAAACGATATATGGCTCAAATTCTCATCACTTTCCCGGCTACCGGGGGCCAGGACGCTTTCCAGGCGGGGCAACGGGCATTTTATCTATATCTGTCAGTACAGATGCCTACTCTATTCTGAGAATTCCTGCTCCGAAGCTTTACCTGCTTCTATTAGCGCTATATCTCCAGCCTGTGTTTTGCCCTGTCCTACGTAGGACTGCCGCTTCCCACGAAATCGCAGCATCAGCAATCAGATATGCCACCAAGCAGGTTACCAAACGACAGAAGCCACTGTGCGCTTTGCCTTTACAGGTGTTATGACATCTTTCCTGGCTTAACCAGGCCTGCTGCAGCGGCGCTCACATTCCCGGCAAAGCGCTTTTCTGATGGTAATATAGCAAATTAGGCAAGAAACACATAAATTTTATCTACATTATATCAAACCTATATACAGGCTAATTAGCCAGCAGCCAGTTTCTGACCCTGGGGTTGAAATCCTCCAGGTTTTCCCAGTGGAAGGCATGCCCGGACTTTTCGTAGAGGTGCAGCGCTGCACCCGGTATGGCCCCGGCCACCTCTTCCGCCATCCAGGGCGGGGTAAACGCATCTTCCTGGCCGCCAATCACCAATGCCGGGGCGCCGATTTCCCTCAGTCCGTTGAGCGCGTTGTGGTCCATGCAGGCGGCTGCCTGCGCTTCCAGGGCATGCAGGGGCTGCGGCTGCGGATCGGTGGCCGCCTGCAGGCGCCCTTCCTCCAGTTCCGCGTTCATCGCCTGATTGTCCCAGGAGGATTTGGCGTAGATGAGCAGCTGTATATATAAACTGAACTCCTCGGGACGGAGCCGGGCCTTGCAGTGCATCATATGCTGGAACACGGTTCTGGCCATATTATCGCAGCGGGCCCAGGTACACATCAGCACCAGCGATTTCACTTTCTCAGGGTACCGAATCGCCAGTTGCTGGGCAATGGTGCTGCCCATGGAGCAGCCCACCACCCGTGCCTGCGGTATCTGGAGCGCCTCCAGCAGACCGGCGTAGTCGTCGGCCATCTGCGCGGTGGTATAGGGTCCGGCAGGCTTGTCTGAAAAGCCTACTCCCCGGTTATCGGCAATGATGCACCTGAAGTCCTTTTCCCAGTACGCCGCATGCTTCTCCCATACTGATCCGGGGGCCGTAATTCCCATTATCAGCAGGAGCGGTTCTCCGGCGCCGCGCTCCTCGTAGTACAGGTTTATTCCGTTCGTATATATATGGGGCATAGGAAAGAATTATTTTAATTGTGGCACCAACGTTTCCCTGATCCACCGGCCATCGTGCAGCGTTACGGCGTCGGGGTCCTGCAGGGCTTCCTTCCCCTCGTCTTCGCACACAATCCAGCCACTGTAGTTAATGTCTTTCAGCCACTGGGTTATCGAAAGCAGATCTACTTTGCCATTCCCCATCAGGGCAAACTCCGGGTCTCCGTCCCAGTCCTTGTAATGCATGTGGTTGATGAGGGAGGCGTATTCCTTCATCTTTCCGAGCGGGTCCATGCCGCCGTTGATGATATGGCCCACGTCGGGCGTCCAGCCGGTGGCGGCGCTGTCCAGGGCCTCCAGTATCACGCTGTAGTCTTCCTCGGTGCGGGTGATGGACGTGTGGGGCGAATTGGGGTGAAAGCTGCAGGGCACCCCTTTTTCCATTGCCCTGCGCGATATGCTGTTCACGATGTTTACCAGGTTGCGGCGGCGGACCGTTAAATCGTGCCGCCCGCTTGGCTTCTGCACCGTGCAGAGGATGGCGCCCGGAAAGCGCTGCAGCAAACGGATAGCCTGGTCTGCCTCCTCCCGCTCCTTCTCCGACTCTTCCGCTCCGTTCCAGTCCATCGCCAGGGAAAGGGCCGCGAGTTCTACCCCCTGCTCCTTCAGCTTTGCCTCCAGCCGGTCCGCATCCTGTAAATCCCCCATCCAGGAGTATATAGGCTGGATGCCGGTAAATCCGGCTTCGGCTATCACCTCTATCATGTGCCCCAACTGGTTATCGTAGGTTTGCCCGTCGTTGTTCATGAACCAGGTATATACCTCTGACCCAAAACGAAATGGAAGCTGCTGTGCCATATAGGAATGTTTCTATTTATACTATATATACATTAAAGTGCCTGGTTTGCCGTCGTGGGCGTGGCGAGGCCGTGCTGCTGGCACATTCGCCGGATGAGTTTCAGGCCGTTTTCGGCAATGTCCCACGGATTTGAGAACTCGCGCCACACGCCTATGGAGTTGGCAAAGTCCGGATCGTTCCGCGAGAAAGCCTCGATGGTGAGCCAGCCATTATAGCCTATCCCGGCTAACGCCGCGAACACTTCATCGAAGTTTACATGGCCGTCGCCGGGGGTGCCGCGGTCGTTCTCGCTGATGTGGACGTGCGCCAGCACAGGCGCAATGGTCTGGATGGCGGCCGGGAGTTTCTTTTCCTCGATGTTGGCGTGGTGCGTATCAAACATGGCCCGCACGTTCGGGTGGTCTGCCTCCCTCACCAGCCTTGTCAGCTGGACCATGGTGTTGCACAGGTAGCATTCGAAACGGTTCAGTGCCTCCAGTGCCAGCACAATGTCTGCCTGCGCGGCGTACTCCCCGGCCGCATGCAGCACTTCGGCTCCCCAGCCATACTCCCGGTCCTCCGGGGCGCGATGGGCAAACACCGCGTGGGCCGAGTGGAAGGGGCCGCACAGCACCCTGGCCTGCAGGTCGTGGGCGCGGTCTATCGCCCACTTGATGCGCTCCAGCGCTTTCGCCCTCACAGCCGCTACCTCACTGATGGGGCTTTCGTCTTTGCCAACCACAAAAACACTGGTTGCCTCCAGGCCGATATCGCGCACATGGCCGCCGAAGCGTTTGTAGGCCGATGCATCCGGAGAACCGATAAAACACTCCACCCCATCATAGCCGATTGCTTTTAACCTGTCCGCAATTGGCATCAACTCATCCGACACCACAGCCGTCCATGCCAGTACGTTAAACCCAATTTTGTTCATCACGCTATTTATAGTTACAGTTAAACCAACGCATCAATCTTCCACAGCCGGCTTACATGCCTCTGTACGGAACGTTCATCTCTATTTTGCCTGCCCATTCCTTCGGAACGGGCTTTCCTACAGCCCAGTGGATTCCATTGATTACCAGGCGCTGGAAAGGCTCCTCGTCAAAATCGCCCGGGTGCCCCAGTGTGGTCATGAACACCTTGCCGCCGTAAGAGTTTGTGCCCGTCCAGGCCACCGGGTGGTCTATCGCATCTGCCTTGTTGGGGTTGATGGAGTGCCCCATCAGTAAGAGCGTGGAGCCGTCGATCGGGTAATCGGGCAGGGTGGTATAGAGCCAGGATTTGGCATTGAAGTTTTTGTCGACACCGGTCAGGACAGGATTATCGGCGGCCTCCGGGATGACGGACACCTCGGTGGTGGACTCATGCCCGTAGTGGGTATGGTTTGCCTCGCCCCCCCAGCCGGGAGGCGCGTTCAGGGCAAGCTCGCCAAAGGCGTTCCATTTCTCCAGCGGGTGGCCCTTGGGGTAGTTGAAGGCGTGGGTCGAGGTCCGGAAACCGACCACAGGCTTTCCTGTCTTCAGGTAATCCTCAATGTACTTCACCTGGTCTTCGGGCAGGCGCCGCCACCTCAGGAAAAACACCGCCAGGTCTGCCTCTTTCAGCGCCTCCAGCCCCGGAATGTTCTCTTCCGAGGTATGGTCCGGCGACGACTTCAGCACGATGGTGCGCATCCCGTAGTTCTTTTCCAGTTCAGCCGCCAGCAGCGGCATCGTGGACTCGCTGCTGTATTCGTGGTCACCGGTCACAAAGACCACCAGCGGCTTTTCAGTTTCAGTTTCAGTTTCAGTTTCAGCTTCACTCTGAGCTTCAGCCTCCGCTTTCACGTTGGGCTGGGCACAGGAACTGAGCAGGTTTATCAGGAAAAGGGATAATACAAACAGGTAGGATATGCCTTTCAGATTTTTCATTGACTTTATATATAGTTCATGTTTAGCCGCACCGCTTGCAACGGCCTGCAAAATTAATTCTCCATCGGATGCTGCTTCAGCAACTCCTCAGGCGAGTAGAAGCCCGTCTTGCCTTTTGTGGCCTCGCGCACTTCTTTTACTTTGTCCGGAGAGATGGCAGCGGCCTTGTTTCCGAAGGAGTTCCGGACGTAAGTCAGCACGGCGGCCACCTCCTCGTCGTTCAGCATCCCCCCGAAAGGCGTCATGGGCACCTGCCCCGGATAGTCTTTGCCGAGCACTTCGATAGGGCCGTGAAGCCCTTTCAGCACTATTTTTATCAGGCGCTCGTCGCTGCCCTGCACCCACTGGGTGCCGGTGAGCGGCGGGAAACCGGAACTGGTGAGCCCTTTGCCGTCGGGCTGGTGGCAGGTGCCGCAGAAACCTTCCCGGGCATATATGGCCTTGCCCTTCACGAACAGCTCCTGCTCGGCTCCCTTCAAATCAGTCTTGACAACTGCCTCCTCCTTCTCTTTCACGGATTTTCCGTTGAGGTGCGCCAGCGCTGTCTCGTGGGCGTGGACCATCCATTCGTCGAGCGGCATCTTGCCAGCTTCCAGCACGATAGGCAGGCCTTTTTCCTTGTCCAGCCATGAGGCTGCCACTATCGCCTCCAGGCGCACGCGGCCATGTTCATCCCTGGCGGCCTGCATCAGCAAATCTGCCTGGTCCTCCACCTGGTGGCCGGTGTAGCGCAGCACGCGCACGGCGGCGGCGCGGGTATGGTAATCCTTCGCCTGCAGCAACTGCCGGAGCAGGTCCTCGTCCACCTGATTCAGGCCCCAGCTTACCCACAAAGCCTCCAGCATGTTGTGCTCGTACTTGGGGTCGTTCTTGTCCAGGCTGGCAACCCAGGTTTTGAGCTGGGGGAGCACCTCGGACGCCTCGCGGCCACGCAGTTCGCGGCGGGTGCGGTAGCGGGTCCTGAACTCAGGCAGCTTCAGGTTGTCGAGAAGCTGGGGAACAGTGGCCCCGGCCACCTTAGCGGGCTTCACCAGCGGGCGAGAGGGGTAGGTGATGCGGTAGATGCGGCCGTGTACGTGATCGCGGAGCGGGTCGCGGGCGTTGTGCTGCATATGGCCGATCAGCACGTTGTGCCAGTCCACCAGGTAAAGCGAGCCGTCCGGAGCGAACTCCATGTCCACCGGCCGGAAGTTCCGGTCCTCGGACCACACCAGGTCCTGGCGATGCCTGCTTTTGAAGCCCGTGCCGTCGTCGACCATCGTGTGCTGCTTGGTGCCCAGAAAGCCGATGGTGTTGTTGATGAGCATGTCGCCCTGCACCTCATCCGGAAAATGGCGGCTATATATGAACTCCAGGCCAGAGGTGGGGCGCACCCTGTGCTTCTCTTCAATCAGCTGGATAGATTTGTGGGTGGCTTCGCCATACCTCGGCTTCACCGTTCCCGGCATCATCCAGCGAACGTCCGGGCTGGAGGTCTCCGCGAAGAAGTTCTGGCCCCACGCATCGAAGGCAATGCCCCACGGGTTCGGGATGGCCAGTTGGGCGATGCGCTGCAGCTGGCGGCGCTGCGGGTTGTAGCGGTAAAAGCCCCCGTTGGTGCCGCGAACCGGGCCGTAGGACGTCTCGACGTTGGTGTGCAGAAAAGTGCCCTCGCCCATATAGATGGCACCGGACGGGTCGGCGGCGTAGGCACTGTGCGCGTGGTGCGTGTCATGGTCGTCAAACCCGCTCAGGATGATCTCTTTTTTATCCGCCTTATCGTCGCCGTTTGTGTCGGTAAAGAGCACCAGGTTGGTACCCTGCGATACATAAACGCCCTCCGGTGCCAGCTCAAAACCGACCGGGAGGTGCAAATTTTCGGCAAATATCGTCTGCTTGTCGGCCTTGCCATCGTTGTTGGTGTCTTCGAGGATGATGATCTTGTCGTTTGGCCTCGGATCACCCGGTTTCCAGTGGGGGTACGTTGGCATGGTGGCCACCCAGAGGCGCCCTTTGTTATCGAAGGACAGCTGAACGGGGTTCGCCAGGTCGTCAAACTCCCGCTCAGAGGCGAAGAGCTCTATCTTGTAACCGTCGGGTACGTGCAGTTTGTCCAGCGCATCCTGCCCGTAGAGGTACTCGGTGCTGCCGTTTTCTTCCGGATCATAGTTGGTCTTTACCGGCGGCAGCTTGCTGGTTTTCGCATCGGCCGCGGCAATGTCCATCTTCTCCCCTTTCGCCGCGCGCCATATAGCCTCATCCCGTATGGCGGTCATCTCCCGTATCTTCGCGATTTCGGCGGGGTAGTTGTCCGGGCCGAAAGGGTTGTAGCGCCTGCCGTACACATGCACGCCATTGGGGATCTTGTAGTCGTTGTGCCACATCCAGTTCTTCTCCTGCACGGCGTCGTGCACCAGCTCCCGGTGCTTTCCGGCTTTTACCTCGGCCCCGCCGAAAGCCTTATTGGCCAGCAGGACAGAGAACTTTTTGTAGCCTTCCTCATTCAGCTGCGAGCCATCGATTGTCAGCGGCTCGACGTCCACATCAAACCACTCTTTCGTGGGCGTGTACGCGTCTATGAAATGCACGCTGTTTTTGGCGGCAACCTCCCGCATGGCCTCGGTGTACATGGCCAGGTTCACGTTTTCCTTCTTGCCGTCCGGCAGGTCGTGCTGCCCCGAAAGGTCTTCGAAAGCGATGGGCGACACAATCGCGAGCTGGGGAGGCGACTCGCCGTTGTAGTTCTGGCTCAGCGTGTGCTTGATGAAAGCATCCAGCTCGGCCTTGTAGTTCTCAAGGCCTGCCTCTCCCTCAAAAGACTCGTTGTAGCCAAAGAAGGCGATGATGATGTCGGCTTCGAGCTGTGTGAGCCACTCGTCGGGGGTAGGGAAATGGCCCTGGCTGCCTGAGGGCGTGGCAAGCTCGGTCTGGAATTTCTCAGCGCCCGGAAACGCCCAGGGCGAGACACGCGATGCATGCGGCCTGAAGCCGGGGGTGTCTCCGCCGTCGCTCATGTTGCGGATATACAGCAGGCTGTCGGGGTAACGGAGGTGCATCTCGGTCTCGAAGTGGCCGAAGTTCATCATCCTGGAGCCAAGGTTGTTCCCTATCAGCACGATATGGGAGCCCTTCTCAATCTTCAATGCGGCCTCGTCCGGCTCCTTGCTTGTCCCCGGGACGTTGCAGCCCGCCAGGGAGAAGACGCATAAAGTAAAAAATATCAGGTAGCGCATATAGTTGAAAATTAGAAATCAAACGGTTATTATCAATTCGTGGTACTTGCGATATATGGCAATGCCGGTTCAGCGGCGCAAGGCCAACCCAGACGAGCAGGGTGCCGTGCTGCCTGCTACGTGTGTCGTTCTCCCCATTCCGGACCGCTGCAGCTGCTATCAATCCATAATTTA
This window of the Pontibacter russatus genome carries:
- a CDS encoding MFS transporter produces the protein MDQNLNKKALFLGSCFALITTAFTFSIRAGILPQLGAEFGLTAEQLGFINAMWFLGFPISMVIGGLVYHTFGAKNIMLVAFVAHTIGIIMTIYAGGYTSLLISTLFIGFGNGCTEAACNPMIADMYSGVTMNKMLNRFHMWFPGGILLGALISKFMTDLGLPWEAQMWITMVPTVIYAFLFFGKTFPKPQVEGATSILQNLKAMFSPLYIFLIVCMALTAISEFGPNQWVSIILGSSGADAMIILALTSGLMAVARFFAGPVVATLGQTGVLLGGAVLTAIGIYLFSTVTGPMAYVAAIIFALGVAYFWPVMVGSVAQRVPLSSALGMSIIGAVGMFSTSIFQPIIGDWIDDARAESTAQGLTGNALELAAGQDTLEKMIAFPAILIVLFTILYFWQRNPKSTEKIPQPVTH
- a CDS encoding alpha/beta fold hydrolase, whose protein sequence is MPHIYTNGINLYYEERGAGEPLLLIMGITAPGSVWEKHAAYWEKDFRCIIADNRGVGFSDKPAGPYTTAQMADDYAGLLEALQIPQARVVGCSMGSTIAQQLAIRYPEKVKSLVLMCTWARCDNMARTVFQHMMHCKARLRPEEFSLYIQLLIYAKSSWDNQAMNAELEEGRLQAATDPQPQPLHALEAQAAACMDHNALNGLREIGAPALVIGGQEDAFTPPWMAEEVAGAIPGAALHLYEKSGHAFHWENLEDFNPRVRNWLLAN
- a CDS encoding sugar phosphate isomerase/epimerase family protein, producing MAQQLPFRFGSEVYTWFMNNDGQTYDNQLGHMIEVIAEAGFTGIQPIYSWMGDLQDADRLEAKLKEQGVELAALSLAMDWNGAEESEKEREEADQAIRLLQRFPGAILCTVQKPSGRHDLTVRRRNLVNIVNSISRRAMEKGVPCSFHPNSPHTSITRTEEDYSVILEALDSAATGWTPDVGHIINGGMDPLGKMKEYASLINHMHYKDWDGDPEFALMGNGKVDLLSITQWLKDINYSGWIVCEDEGKEALQDPDAVTLHDGRWIRETLVPQLK
- a CDS encoding sugar phosphate isomerase/epimerase family protein; the protein is MNKIGFNVLAWTAVVSDELMPIADRLKAIGYDGVECFIGSPDASAYKRFGGHVRDIGLEATSVFVVGKDESPISEVAAVRAKALERIKWAIDRAHDLQARVLCGPFHSAHAVFAHRAPEDREYGWGAEVLHAAGEYAAQADIVLALEALNRFECYLCNTMVQLTRLVREADHPNVRAMFDTHHANIEEKKLPAAIQTIAPVLAHVHISENDRGTPGDGHVNFDEVFAALAGIGYNGWLTIEAFSRNDPDFANSIGVWREFSNPWDIAENGLKLIRRMCQQHGLATPTTANQAL
- a CDS encoding ThuA domain-containing protein, whose product is MKNLKGISYLFVLSLFLINLLSSCAQPNVKAEAEAQSEAETETETETEKPLVVFVTGDHEYSSESTMPLLAAELEKNYGMRTIVLKSSPDHTSEENIPGLEALKEADLAVFFLRWRRLPEDQVKYIEDYLKTGKPVVGFRTSTHAFNYPKGHPLEKWNAFGELALNAPPGWGGEANHTHYGHESTTEVSVIPEAADNPVLTGVDKNFNAKSWLYTTLPDYPIDGSTLLLMGHSINPNKADAIDHPVAWTGTNSYGGKVFMTTLGHPGDFDEEPFQRLVINGIHWAVGKPVPKEWAGKIEMNVPYRGM
- a CDS encoding PVC-type heme-binding CxxCH protein, with product MRYLIFFTLCVFSLAGCNVPGTSKEPDEAALKIEKGSHIVLIGNNLGSRMMNFGHFETEMHLRYPDSLLYIRNMSDGGDTPGFRPHASRVSPWAFPGAEKFQTELATPSGSQGHFPTPDEWLTQLEADIIIAFFGYNESFEGEAGLENYKAELDAFIKHTLSQNYNGESPPQLAIVSPIAFEDLSGQHDLPDGKKENVNLAMYTEAMREVAAKNSVHFIDAYTPTKEWFDVDVEPLTIDGSQLNEEGYKKFSVLLANKAFGGAEVKAGKHRELVHDAVQEKNWMWHNDYKIPNGVHVYGRRYNPFGPDNYPAEIAKIREMTAIRDEAIWRAAKGEKMDIAAADAKTSKLPPVKTNYDPEENGSTEYLYGQDALDKLHVPDGYKIELFASEREFDDLANPVQLSFDNKGRLWVATMPTYPHWKPGDPRPNDKIIILEDTNNDGKADKQTIFAENLHLPVGFELAPEGVYVSQGTNLVLFTDTNGDDKADKKEIILSGFDDHDTHHAHSAYAADPSGAIYMGEGTFLHTNVETSYGPVRGTNGGFYRYNPQRRQLQRIAQLAIPNPWGIAFDAWGQNFFAETSSPDVRWMMPGTVKPRYGEATHKSIQLIEEKHRVRPTSGLEFIYSRHFPDEVQGDMLINNTIGFLGTKQHTMVDDGTGFKSRHRQDLVWSEDRNFRPVDMEFAPDGSLYLVDWHNVLIGHMQHNARDPLRDHVHGRIYRITYPSRPLVKPAKVAGATVPQLLDNLKLPEFRTRYRTRRELRGREASEVLPQLKTWVASLDKNDPKYEHNMLEALWVSWGLNQVDEDLLRQLLQAKDYHTRAAAVRVLRYTGHQVEDQADLLMQAARDEHGRVRLEAIVAASWLDKEKGLPIVLEAGKMPLDEWMVHAHETALAHLNGKSVKEKEEAVVKTDLKGAEQELFVKGKAIYAREGFCGTCHQPDGKGLTSSGFPPLTGTQWVQGSDERLIKIVLKGLHGPIEVLGKDYPGQVPMTPFGGMLNDEEVAAVLTYVRNSFGNKAAAISPDKVKEVREATKGKTGFYSPEELLKQHPMEN